The Candidatus Eisenbacteria bacterium genome contains a region encoding:
- the pyrF gene encoding orotidine-5'-phosphate decarboxylase codes for METMVEKTVRTIPEIAIAFDVPNLDEALALDRRLGEGPEIAKVGLELFTAAGPDVVRALKDRGRRVFLDLKLHDIPNTVRGAAASAARLGADLLTVHAMGGHRMVAAAVQGVGEGGGSTRVVGVTVLTSLDAFQLPPGFEQPFHAMIVIAQLADLVESAGAHGIVCAASDLPPVMGFRRRPVYAVTPGIRPAGAATHDQARVTTVAEAVAMGSSLLVMGRAITSASDPHEALEIARAERDEAAKKR; via the coding sequence ATGGAGACCATGGTCGAGAAAACGGTTCGCACCATTCCCGAGATCGCGATCGCCTTCGATGTCCCGAATCTCGATGAAGCGCTGGCCCTCGACCGCCGGCTCGGCGAGGGACCGGAGATCGCCAAGGTGGGGCTCGAGCTCTTCACCGCCGCGGGCCCGGACGTGGTGCGCGCGCTCAAAGATCGGGGACGGCGCGTATTCCTCGATCTCAAACTCCACGACATCCCGAACACCGTGCGCGGCGCCGCGGCCTCGGCGGCGCGGCTCGGCGCGGATCTGCTCACCGTCCACGCCATGGGAGGCCACCGCATGGTGGCGGCGGCCGTCCAGGGTGTGGGCGAGGGGGGCGGCTCGACGCGCGTGGTCGGGGTCACCGTGCTCACGAGCCTGGATGCCTTCCAGCTCCCGCCGGGATTCGAGCAGCCGTTTCACGCCATGATCGTCATCGCGCAGCTCGCGGATCTGGTGGAATCGGCGGGCGCTCACGGGATCGTGTGCGCCGCCTCGGACCTGCCGCCGGTCATGGGCTTCCGCCGCCGCCCGGTCTACGCCGTGACGCCGGGCATCCGACCGGCCGGCGCTGCCACCCACGATCAGGCTCGTGTCACCACCGTCGCCGAAGCGGTGGCGATGGGCTCGAGCCTTCTGGTGATGGGCCGCGCCATTACCTCCGCCAGCGATCCGCACGAAGCGCTCGAGATCGCGCGAGCCGAGCGCGACGAGGCCGCCAAGAAGCGCTGA